CCGCTGACTCCTCCGGCAAGAATGACGCTCGTGTTCGACAAATCATACGCCATGGCACGAGTACGGCCCCCTACGTTGTAGGGCCCGCGCCGACTCCAATTGATTGCGGCATTCGACACACCTTGGGCGTTTTCCCGCGTTGGCAGCGATGCCGCAAAGGCAAGTTCACGATCCCTGATACCCGCTGGAATTTCGCCTGTTGCCGGATCATGCAAACGCAACCACTCGTGTCGGGCCCGGCCGTACGGGTCATCATTGCTTCCGGCCGATGAACGGATCTTTGGCGGCCGCGGCGCCTGCGGCATTTCCGATTCCTGACTCGGCAACAGCCAAACACCGGCGGCTCCAATTGCCATCATAACGCCGGCAAGCAGCAATACTGTTCGTCTCTTCATGAAATCCTCCTTGATTTTGTTGGGGATGATTGATTGCTATTGTCGTTCGTAGCTGAAAACCGTATAGCGCGGTTGGATGTCGCCTTCAAGTGTTTCATATCCGGCAATGTCGGCTTTGAACCGTAGGCCCGCATGCAGGCCGGGAAGTGACGGCTGCATATCGGGCAGAATTGTTTCCGTCGGGTTGAGTGTATAGGCAAACTTCATCCGGTAGGTGGTTCCTTCCAGGAACGGCTGGGGGAACCCCATCCCTGCAGTCATCACGGAAATGACACGGACCTTTGCCACACACGGAGCCTTCGAGCAAGGGCTTTCGACATCCGGCGGGTCGAATGTCGCCGACTCGATCTCGACAATCTCGCCAAGTATACGCGCGTGATTCGGGGGTACATGACCGGCAGTGCTTGCGGTGTGCTCCTGCGTTGCAGGTTGCTTCTCTGCATCCTTCGCAGCCTGCCTGCACGAAAGAAGCGAGCCGCAGATTATCAGAACAGCCAAAAAGAACCATCGTTTCATTCTTGTCGAGCCTCCGATTGTGAACTGAGCAGCGGAAGAATACTGCCGAGATACTCCTTCAGCACATATCCTCTTGCCCCTATTGCCTTCGCTTCCTCGCGGTATGCGCGCTCGTTAAATTGCGTGAGCATAACAATCCGCGCATGCGGGTCGATCTCCCGAATTTGTCGCGCTGCAACAAGTCCGTCCGACCCTCCCATCATAATATCCATCAGTACCCAGTCCGGAGAAAAGGTGCGGTACGAATGGAATGCTTCATGTCCATTGGAACATTCCAGTATCTCATTTTCCCCCAATAGGTTACGGCTCAAGAACTTCCGAACAAGATTGCGGAACATGGCGCTGTCGTCAACGAGTAGAATTCGCATGTGATTGTGAATTGGTGTGAAGATGATAGAATTACCGGGAGGGAATTACAATGGAGTGAAGTGCGGGATCTTATGGGCAGATGTGCCTATGATGCGTCGTCGGACGCGGCGACGCCGGCTACTGCCTAAGCAAGCCTGTTCTTGTTTTCGAGGGCGAACTGGAGGAGCTTATTATATCCTTCCAGATTCAGCTTCGTGCAGATGTTGTTGCGGTGATGTTGGACTGTCCTGACGCTGATACTGAGTTCATCGGCAATCTCACGGCTGGTTTTGTTTTGGCTGAGGAGTTTGAGAACGCGGCGTTCTTGCTGCGTAAGATCATCAATGGAAGGCTTCGGGCTACGATGTACAAGCTTTGTCGTTCGTCGGACAAGATAATGTGAGACCAGCGGGCTCACATACGGAATGCCATCCGCTACGGATTTGATGCATGCGAGAATATCCGCAGGCGCGCTGTCTTTCAGCAAATACCCT
This region of Bacteroidota bacterium genomic DNA includes:
- a CDS encoding response regulator transcription factor, with the protein product MRILLVDDSAMFRNLVRKFLSRNLLGENEILECSNGHEAFHSYRTFSPDWVLMDIMMGGSDGLVAARQIREIDPHARIVMLTQFNERAYREEAKAIGARGYVLKEYLGSILPLLSSQSEARQE
- a CDS encoding flagellar basal body rod modification protein, producing MKRRTVLLLAGVMMAIGAAGVWLLPSQESEMPQAPRPPKIRSSAGSNDDPYGRARHEWLRLHDPATGEIPAGIRDRELAFAASLPTRENAQGVSNAAINWSRRGPYNVGGRTRAMAYDLSNTSVILAGGVSG
- a CDS encoding response regulator transcription factor yields the protein MTERPVSTVIFADDHPLFRQGLLRTVEHDPSVSVVGEAGNGKDALKLILERKPDIAVLDISMPGMEGLDVVRAAVKDESCTTEFIILTMFKEEAYFTEAMDVGVKGYLLKDSAPADILACIKSVADGIPYVSPLVSHYLVRRTTKLVHRSPKPSIDDLTQQERRVLKLLSQNKTSREIADELSISVRTVQHHRNNICTKLNLEGYNKLLQFALENKNRLA